The following are encoded together in the Argopecten irradians isolate NY chromosome 5, Ai_NY, whole genome shotgun sequence genome:
- the LOC138323436 gene encoding LOW QUALITY PROTEIN: TGF-beta-activated kinase 1 and MAP3K7-binding protein 1-like (The sequence of the model RefSeq protein was modified relative to this genomic sequence to represent the inferred CDS: deleted 2 bases in 1 codon): protein MANSRLSNGSVGSPPRLGLQDHALSWTDDLPVCQLSGIGFSTNQAYREDGLRRELHEFEDRSFHFKLDDDCYLYGVFDGHDGSKAANFTSQRMPAELLLGQLGETTSDDEIKEVLNQAFIAVEKSFFESIDHVFAEKTTIQLQLPEGLDHYDACRQYPDIMSKLDELEKMITGGTTATVALICHNKLYVANVGDSRALLCTTDEEGMLRVMQLSVDHSLMNEEELNRLAQLGLDTEQLKQCRHIGSSDSTRCIGDYHVGDYHVKGGYKDIDILRSAIREPVIADPYVHGGISIDSSSCFLILMSDGLYQALQDATGCDRVNVEVARMVAAEFSVQSTLNGVAQAVVDKVARIHHDTYLTSPEKKQLCQKRGDITLLVRNFSYPLANAGSPAGSASYHPMSLPFYQGRANSQPPASVPNFLPVVTTPTADLGLMSMASPQTPTASVTTPSKDTLTSESSQSGQSTLNTYASTNSTSTNSTQSSGETRFPSRYYQTTKLDLDADGKIEAYIDFSEFYRAIDELTEAQRESLNAETKPKSAYEPITEESESYVPEN, encoded by the exons ATGGCCAATAGCAGGCTGTCCAACGGTTCTGTAGGTTCCCCACCCAGACTGGGATTACAG GATCATGCCTTGAGTTGGACAGATGATCTCCCAGTATGTCAGCTATCTGGTATAGGATTTTCCACCAATCAGGCTTACCGAGAAGATGGTCTCCGACGAGAGCTTCACGAGTTTGAGGACAGGAGCTTCCATTTCAA ACTCGATGACGATTGCTATTTGTATGGAGTATTTGATGGCCATGATGGCAGTAAAGCAGCAAATTTTACGTCTCAGAGGATGCCAGCTGAATTGCTCCTAGGACAATTAGGAGAGACAACCTCTGATGATGAAATAAAAGAGGTTTTAAATCAG GCATTTATAGCTGTGGAAAAAAGTTTCTTTGAATCCATTGACCATGTCTTTGCTGAGAAAACAACTATTCAACTTCAGCTTCCAGAG GGACTTGACCATTACGATGCCTGTCGACAATATCCAGATATCATGAGTAAGCTTGATGAGCTGGAAAAAATGATCACTGGGGGTACAACAGCTACAGTGGCTCTGATATGTCACAACAAACTCTATGTGGCCAATGTTG GTGATTCGCGTGCGTTATTGTGTACGACGGATGAGGAAGGCATGCTGAGGGTAATGCAGCTGTCTGTAGACCATTCCTTAATGAATGAGGAGGAATTGAACCGTCTGGCCCAACTCGGCTTAGATACAGAACAGCTGAAGCAGTGCAGACATATCGGGAGCTCTGACAGTACACGCTGTATAGGGGATTACCATGTA GGGGATTACCATGTAAAAGGGGGCTACAAAGACATTGATATACTTAG GAGTGCCATAAGGGAGCCTGTGATAGCAGATCCGTATGTCCATGGTGGGATCAGCATCGACAGCTCTAGTTGTTTCCTCATTCTCATGTCTGATGGTTTATACCAGGCATTACAGGATGCCACTGGATGTGATCGCGTCAATGTAGAAGTGGCACGCATGGTGGCCGCCGAGTTTTCGGTCCAGTCCACTCTGAATGGGGTAGCCCAGGCAGTGGTAGATAAAGTGGCACGCATACATCATGACACTTATCTTACTTCTCCAGAGAAAAAACAGTTGTGTCAAAAACGTGGCGACATTACGTTGTTGGTAAGAAATTTCAGTTATCCTTTAGCAAACGCTGGAAGTCCTGCAGGGAGTGCTTCATATCATCCTATGTCACTACCGTTCTACCAGGGGCGAGCAAACAGCCAGCCTCCCGCTTCGGTCCCAAACTTTCTGCCCGTGGTGACAACACCCACTGCAGATTTGGGGCTGATGTCAATGGCCTCACCGCAGACGCCCACTGCCTCTGTTACAACACCAAGTAAAGACACTCTAACGTCCGAGTCCAGTCAGAGTGGTCAGTCTACACTAAATACCTACGCCAGTACCAACTCCACTAGTACCAATTCTACCCAGAGTAGTGGGGAAACACGATTCCCAAGTCGTTACTACCAAACCACCAAGCTGGACTTGGATGCAGATGGTAAAATCGAGGCCTATATAGACTTCTCTGAATTTTATCGTGCTATTGATGAACTAACCGAGGCACAAAGAGAGTCACTAAATGCCGAGACAAAACCAAAATCGGCATATGAACCCATAACTGAGGAATCagaatcatatgtacccgagAACTGA
- the LOC138323437 gene encoding LYR motif-containing protein 1-like — MPLKREVLSVYRRALRLANNWARYSFQPEDVLTEKEYIRSESKKIFRKNKYITNDQEIQDHIKEAETRIEMAIHYRTPYPRPVNIPQSVLPPLSAKLKKGQRRAIKQSKPIYLKSYDDDDT; from the exons ATGCCCCTGAAGAGGGAAGTATTATCAGTGTATAGACGTGCCCTGAGATTAGCTAATAACTGGGCCAGGTACTCCTTCCAACCTGAAGATGTCCTGACTGAAAAGGAGTACATCCGAAGTGAatccaaaaaaatatttaggaaaaacaaatat ATTACAAATGATCAAGAAATTCAGGATCACATTAAAGAAGCTGAAACAAGAATAGAGATGG CCATCCATTACAGAACACCCTACCCAAGGCCT GTAAACATACCTCAGAGTGTCCTTCCTCCATTAAGCGCCAAGTTAAAGAAAGGTCAGCGGAGGGCAATCAAACAGTCCAAACCTATTTACCTCAAATCCTATGACGACGATGATACGTGA
- the LOC138323435 gene encoding nuclear receptor coactivator 4-like isoform X2 — protein MDTEQKIREIQSAIQQLEAIKTHLDKNTSEVKSSLNTNFLRHLRSLWNRQVFLANQVDLIHSSKEEVLHGQLVRLHSLLTSLQGQLGGTGTNIPFDMNDLRPEETPYISFRADSAALKDAIVNYGRVDHTGFPLTAQFMDPRSPAASLPPHFEDYDDAEHHILYKTVEEIKHAKTKSRDIDVHIPKLSACPEDWLTHSTAATTTTSALQPTFAFPAFSKDPSDWLKSSSTEVSGSGRQPIMSVISPDKLEVSPSVSFCSAPSTASSMSGSCTPRGVPTFSSTTSSIDTWLLQIKQNPDMEEEDDFEIVDGSVASGVLETEDMMDQTSGTTPVIDIGYWTASPREEWLLKSDSKPTANDQTSAPDVIGSYLAKRNDDLSIWLAPKQSGCCGESCCDKPEKPLEIENLGNYLADKLWIKSSKTEKEEIGSVCKANEPCQSFIDCLGTPSCLEEHHRISGTNVTDLPGFSIFKHGNDNQKWLANGGKNVGPTTRCTGIEQFHQASKETSDWLLNEKNNQLNNQETTEFPVFLEKPDSQVWLRLDNANRLLPTSTPFLSCATWDKVTKQHGEIDIDQWLLPPVAHSITDMEKAAPHGDQEIWLQKESMETETHSKEQIFKFPYDQKNDSFWLCN, from the exons ATGGACACAGAACAGAAGATCAGAGAGATACAGAGTGCTATTCAGCAGCTGGAGGCTATAAAAACACACCTAGACAAGAATACCAGTGAG GTAAAGAGCAGTTTGAACACAAATTTTCTACGCCACCTGAGGTCTTTGTGGAACCGTCAAGTATTCCTGGCTAATCAGGTGGACCTCATTCACAGCAGTAAAGAAGAGGTACTTCATGGTCAGCTGGTACGTCTTCACAGTCTGCTTACCAGTCTACAGGGCCAGCTTGGAGGGACAGGCACCAACATACCCTTTGATAT GAATGACCTTAGGCCAGAGGAGACCCCCTACATCAGTTTCAGGGCTGATAGTGCCGCCCTAAAGGATGCGATTGTTAACTATGGACGTGTGGATCATACAGGGTTTCCTTTGACTGCACAATTCATGGACCCTCGCAGTCCAGCAGCTAGTCTGCCACCTCACTTTGAGGACTATGACGACGCAGAACACCACATTCTGTACAAAACTGTAGAGGAAATTAAACATGCCAAAACCAAAAGTCGTGAt ATTGATGTCCATATACCCAAGCTGTCTGCCTGCCCCGAAGACTGGCTGACCCACTCCACTGCTGCCACAACCACCACATCTGCCTTACAACCAACTTTTGCCTTCCCAGCATTTAGTAAAGATCCATCTGATTGGCTAAAATCCTCCTCTACTGAAGTGTCCGGCTCTGGTCGACAACCTATCATgtcagttatctcccctgacaagCTAGAGGTTTCTCCGTCGGTGTCATTTTGCAGTGCACCAAGCACAGCGTCCAGTATGTCTGGCAGCTGTACTCCACGAGGAGTCCCAACTTTCTCTTCCACCACCTCCAGTATTGACACTTGGCTGCTTCAAATCAAACAGAACCCAGACATGGAGGAGGAAGATGACTTTGAGATTGTGGATGGCTCGGTGGCTTCAG GGGTGCTGGAAACTGAGGACATGATGGACCAGACTTCTGGGACCACCCCAGTGATAGACATTGGCTACTGGACGGCTTCACCAAGAGAGGAATGGCTTCTGAAGTCTGACTCTAAACCAACAGCCAATGACCAGACAAGTGCTCCTGATGTTATTGGCAGTTATCTTGCCAAGAGAAATGATGATTTGTCTATTTGGCTAGCACCAAAACAG TCTGGTTGCTGTGGAGAATCATGCTGTGACAAACCAGAGAAACCTCTTGAGATAGAGAATCTGGGGAACTATCTCGCTGACAAACTGTGGATCAAGAGCAGCAAGACAGAGAAAGAAGAAATTGGAAGTGTGTGCAAGGCCAATGAACCATGCCAGTCATTCATAGATTGTTTAGGAACACCCTCTTGCCTTGAGGAACACCACAGAATCAGTGGCACAAATGTCACTGATCTGCCAGGCTTCAGTATCTTTAAACATGGCAATGACAACCAGAAATGGCTTGCCAATGGCGGAAAGAATGTTGGACCAACCACTCGGTGTACAGGAATAGAACAGTTCCATCAGGCCAGTAAAGAAACCAGTGACTGGCTACTGAATGAAAAGAACAACCAACTCAACAATCAAGAGACAACAGAATTCCCAGTATTCCTTGAGAAGCCAGACAGCCAGGTTTGGTTGCGTCTAGATAATGCTAACAGACTACTCCCCACAAGTACTCCTTTCCTGTCCTGTGCCACATGGGACAAAGTCACCAAACAGCATGGAGAGATCGATATTGATCAGTGGCTGCTTCCCCCAGTGGCACACAGCATCACGGATATGGAGAAGGCTGCACCACATGGTGACCAAGAAATATGGTTACAAAAGGAAAGCATGGAAACAGAAACACATTCCAAGGAACAAATTTTCAAGTTCCCTTATGATCAGAAGAATGACTCATTCTGGCTGTGTAACTAA
- the LOC138323435 gene encoding nuclear receptor coactivator 4-like isoform X1, protein MDTEQKIREIQSAIQQLEAIKTHLDKNTSEVKSSLNTNFLRHLRSLWNRQVFLANQVDLIHSSKEEVLHGQLVRLHSLLTSLQGQLGGTGTNIPFDMNDLRPEETPYISFRADSAALKDAIVNYGRVDHTGFPLTAQFMDPRSPAASLPPHFEDYDDAEHHILYKTVEEIKHAKTKSRDIDVHIPKLSACPEDWLTHSTAATTTTSALQPTFAFPAFSKDPSDWLKSSSTEVSGSGRQPIMSVISPDKLEVSPSVSFCSAPSTASSMSGSCTPRGVPTFSSTTSSIDTWLLQIKQNPDMEEEDDFEIVDGSVASGVLETEDMMDQTSGTTPVIDIGYWTASPREEWLLKSDSKPTANDQTSAPDVIGSYLAKRNDDLSIWLAPKQKSGCCGESCCDKPEKPLEIENLGNYLADKLWIKSSKTEKEEIGSVCKANEPCQSFIDCLGTPSCLEEHHRISGTNVTDLPGFSIFKHGNDNQKWLANGGKNVGPTTRCTGIEQFHQASKETSDWLLNEKNNQLNNQETTEFPVFLEKPDSQVWLRLDNANRLLPTSTPFLSCATWDKVTKQHGEIDIDQWLLPPVAHSITDMEKAAPHGDQEIWLQKESMETETHSKEQIFKFPYDQKNDSFWLCN, encoded by the exons ATGGACACAGAACAGAAGATCAGAGAGATACAGAGTGCTATTCAGCAGCTGGAGGCTATAAAAACACACCTAGACAAGAATACCAGTGAG GTAAAGAGCAGTTTGAACACAAATTTTCTACGCCACCTGAGGTCTTTGTGGAACCGTCAAGTATTCCTGGCTAATCAGGTGGACCTCATTCACAGCAGTAAAGAAGAGGTACTTCATGGTCAGCTGGTACGTCTTCACAGTCTGCTTACCAGTCTACAGGGCCAGCTTGGAGGGACAGGCACCAACATACCCTTTGATAT GAATGACCTTAGGCCAGAGGAGACCCCCTACATCAGTTTCAGGGCTGATAGTGCCGCCCTAAAGGATGCGATTGTTAACTATGGACGTGTGGATCATACAGGGTTTCCTTTGACTGCACAATTCATGGACCCTCGCAGTCCAGCAGCTAGTCTGCCACCTCACTTTGAGGACTATGACGACGCAGAACACCACATTCTGTACAAAACTGTAGAGGAAATTAAACATGCCAAAACCAAAAGTCGTGAt ATTGATGTCCATATACCCAAGCTGTCTGCCTGCCCCGAAGACTGGCTGACCCACTCCACTGCTGCCACAACCACCACATCTGCCTTACAACCAACTTTTGCCTTCCCAGCATTTAGTAAAGATCCATCTGATTGGCTAAAATCCTCCTCTACTGAAGTGTCCGGCTCTGGTCGACAACCTATCATgtcagttatctcccctgacaagCTAGAGGTTTCTCCGTCGGTGTCATTTTGCAGTGCACCAAGCACAGCGTCCAGTATGTCTGGCAGCTGTACTCCACGAGGAGTCCCAACTTTCTCTTCCACCACCTCCAGTATTGACACTTGGCTGCTTCAAATCAAACAGAACCCAGACATGGAGGAGGAAGATGACTTTGAGATTGTGGATGGCTCGGTGGCTTCAG GGGTGCTGGAAACTGAGGACATGATGGACCAGACTTCTGGGACCACCCCAGTGATAGACATTGGCTACTGGACGGCTTCACCAAGAGAGGAATGGCTTCTGAAGTCTGACTCTAAACCAACAGCCAATGACCAGACAAGTGCTCCTGATGTTATTGGCAGTTATCTTGCCAAGAGAAATGATGATTTGTCTATTTGGCTAGCACCAAAACAG AAGTCTGGTTGCTGTGGAGAATCATGCTGTGACAAACCAGAGAAACCTCTTGAGATAGAGAATCTGGGGAACTATCTCGCTGACAAACTGTGGATCAAGAGCAGCAAGACAGAGAAAGAAGAAATTGGAAGTGTGTGCAAGGCCAATGAACCATGCCAGTCATTCATAGATTGTTTAGGAACACCCTCTTGCCTTGAGGAACACCACAGAATCAGTGGCACAAATGTCACTGATCTGCCAGGCTTCAGTATCTTTAAACATGGCAATGACAACCAGAAATGGCTTGCCAATGGCGGAAAGAATGTTGGACCAACCACTCGGTGTACAGGAATAGAACAGTTCCATCAGGCCAGTAAAGAAACCAGTGACTGGCTACTGAATGAAAAGAACAACCAACTCAACAATCAAGAGACAACAGAATTCCCAGTATTCCTTGAGAAGCCAGACAGCCAGGTTTGGTTGCGTCTAGATAATGCTAACAGACTACTCCCCACAAGTACTCCTTTCCTGTCCTGTGCCACATGGGACAAAGTCACCAAACAGCATGGAGAGATCGATATTGATCAGTGGCTGCTTCCCCCAGTGGCACACAGCATCACGGATATGGAGAAGGCTGCACCACATGGTGACCAAGAAATATGGTTACAAAAGGAAAGCATGGAAACAGAAACACATTCCAAGGAACAAATTTTCAAGTTCCCTTATGATCAGAAGAATGACTCATTCTGGCTGTGTAACTAA